A region from the Lycium barbarum isolate Lr01 chromosome 8, ASM1917538v2, whole genome shotgun sequence genome encodes:
- the LOC132606754 gene encoding peroxidase 2-like has product MASSSFLFLHVLVMLSLAGMAFSDLSDDFYDDICPHALPTIRWVVEDAVWQERRMGASLLRLHFHDCFVNGCDASILLDQTDTIDSEKTARANNNSIRGFEVIDRIKTEVDKVCGRPVVSCADILAVAARDSVVALHGPTWEVQLGRRDSTTASRTTANNDIPSPLMDLPALIDNFKKQGLDEEDLVALTGGHTLGFAQCFTFRNRIYNETNIDSTFASQRQENCPRSGGDSNLASLDPTPALFDSKYFSNLVSKKGLLHSDQALFSGGETDDLVKTYSMNLRSFSKDFAESMIKMGNIKPLTGDQGQIRVNCRKVN; this is encoded by the exons ATGGCTTCAAGCAGCTTCCTCTTTCTTCATGTGTTAGTCATGCTTTCTCTAGCAGGTATGGCATTTTCGGACTTGTCAGATGATTTCTACGATGATATTTGTCCCCATGCTTTACCAACCATTAGATGGGTTGTTGAGGATGCAGTCTGGCAAGAGAGGCGAATGGGCGCATCTTTGCTACGTTTACATTTTCATGATTGTTTCGTTAAC GGTTGTGACGCTTCGATTCTTCTTGATCAAACGGATACTATTGATAGTGAAAAGACTGCTCGTGCTAATAACAATTCTATTAGGGGATTTGAAGTGATTGACCGAATTAAGACGGAGGTTGATAAAGTTTGCGGACGTCCAGTTGTATCTTGTGCAGATATATTGGCAGTTGCAGCTCGTGACTCCGTAGTTGCT CTACATGGACCAACTTGGGAAGTGCAACTAGGAAGAAGGGACTCAACCACAGCAAGTAGAACCACAGCTAACAATGACATTCCATCTCCGTTAATGGACTTACCTGCACTTATCGACAACTTCAAGAAGCAAGGTTTGGATGAGGAAGACCTTGTTGCTCTCACCGGTGGTCACACGCTAGGGTTTGCTCAGTGTTTCACCTTCAGGAATCGCATCTACAATGAGACTAATATTGACTCCACCTTTGCGAGCCAACGTCAAGAGAATTGTCCACGTAGTGGAGGTGATTCCAACCTTGCTTCCCTTGATCCTACGCCGGCCCTTTTCGACTCGAAATATTTCAGTAATTTGGTGTCCAAGAAAGGGCTTTTGCATTCTGATCAAGCATTATTTAGTGGTGGGGAAACTGATGATCTTGTTAAAACCTATAGCATGAACCTAAGGAGTTTCTCCAAAGATTTTGCTGAATCTATGATTAAGATGGGTAATATCAAGCCATTGACTGGGGATCAAGGTCAGATTCGTGTCAACTGCAGGAAGGTGAACTAA
- the LOC132605288 gene encoding peroxidase RIP1-like: MASRSFHFLQVLVMLSLAGIAFSDLSDDFYDDICPKALPTIKRVVEDAVRKERRMGGSLLRLHFHDCFVNGCDASILLDQTPTIDSEKTSRANNNSARGFEVIDKIKSEVDKVCGRPVVSCADILAVAARDSVVVLHGPSWEVKLGRRDSTTASRTAANNNIPTPVMDLPALINNFKKQGLDEEDLVALSGGHTLGFAQCFTFRNRIYNETNIDSTFARQRQANCPRSGGNSNLAPLDPTAALFDSKYFSNLVSKKGLLHSDQALFSGGKTDDLVKTYSKNLRNFSKDFAESMIKMGNIKPLTGKRGQIRVNCRKVN, translated from the exons ATGGCTTCTCGTAGCTTCCACTTTCTTCAAGTGTTAGTCATGCTTTCTCTAGCAGGCATAGCATTTTCGGACTTGTCAGATGATTTTTATGATGATATTTGTCCCAAAGCTTTACCAACCATTAAACGGGTTGTTGAGGATGCAGTACGAAAAGAGAGGCGAATGGGTGGTTCTTTGCTACGTCTGCATTTTCATGATTGTTTCGTTAAT GGTTGTGATGCTTCGATTCTCCTTGATCAAACGCCTACTATTGATAGTGAAAAGACTTCTCGTGCTAATAACAATTCTGCTAGAGGATTTGAAGTGATTGATAAAATCAAGTCGGAGGTTGATAAAGTTTGTGGACGTCCAGTTGTATCTTGTGCAGATATCTTGGCAGTTGCAGCACGTGACTCCGTAGTTGTC TTACATGGACCAAGCTGGGAAGTGAAACTAGGAAGAAGAGACTCCACTACAGCAAGTAGAACCGCGGCCAACAATAATATTCCAACTCCAGTGATGGACTTACCTGCACTTATCAACAACTTCAAGAAGCAAGGTTTAGATGAGGAAGACCTCGTAGCTCTCTCTGGTGGCCACACACTAGGGTTTGCTCAGTGTTTCACCTTCAGGAATCGCATCTACAACGAGACTAACATTGACTCCACCTTTGCAAGACAACGACAGGCTAATTGTCCACGTAGTGGAGGTAATTCCAACCTTGCTCCACTTGATCCAACTGCAGCTCTTTTCGACTCGAAATATTTTAGTAACTTAGTATCCAAGAAAGGGCTTCTACATTCTGATCAAGCACTGTTTAGTGGAGGAAAGACCGATGATCTCGTTAAGACCTACAGTAAAAACTTGAGGAATTTCTCGAAAGATTTTGCTGAGTCTATGATTAAGATGGGTAATATCAAGCCATTAACTGGGAAGCGAGGCCAGATTCGTGTCAACTGCAGGAAGGTGAACTAA